The Oscarella lobularis chromosome 12, ooOscLobu1.1, whole genome shotgun sequence genome window below encodes:
- the LOC136194273 gene encoding sulfide:quinone oxidoreductase, mitochondrial-like isoform X3, translating into MHRFGEATRRVRIRRFASNASSYRVLVLGGGAGGQAVSSALSRRLGKGAVGVVEPASVHYYQPMWTFVGAGAKRFEESRKDMSDVMSSGVDWIKTAVTQFEPEKNRVATQDGKTISYEYLVVALGIQLDFHKVKGLAECVGKDGVSSNYSANTVRMTWKFLEDFKGGEALFTFPNTPIKCAGAPQKIMYLADDLWRKKGMRGNVNISYYSSLPVIFGAKKYAATLNQVAKCKDVNLNFRHNLVEVKGKSKEAIFENLDTQEKKTVKYDFMHVTPPMSPPDILKGSPLSDAVGWVDVDKETLQHKKYPNVFGIGDCTNVPTSKTAAAVAGQSGVLRENLLAAMRGQALTQKYDGYTSCPLPTSYGKLVLAEFDFNGEPLETFPVNQGKERRPFYFMKKDMMPFLYWNLLLKGRWKGPKMMRTLAHLGMNKR; encoded by the exons ATGCACCGGTTTGGAgaggcgacgcgacgcgttcgaatACGACGTTTCGCATCGAACGCGTCCTCGTATCGAGTCCTCGTTCTCGGCGGGGGAGCCGGGGGCCAGGCAGTCAGCTCAGCGCTCTCCCGTCGCTTGGGAAAAGGGGctgtgggcgtggtcgaaCCGGCTTCG GTGCACTACTATCAGCCTATGTGGACTTTTGTTGGTGCCGGTGCAAAGCGGTTCGAGGAGAGTCGAAAAGATAtgagtgacgtcatgtcGTCGGGAGTCGATTGGATAAAAACGGCTGTGACGCAGTTCGAAccggaaaaaaatcgcgtcgCCACGCAGGATGGGAAGACG ATCTCGTACGAGTATCTCGTGGTTGCACTGGGAATACAGTTGGATTTTCACAAA GTGAAGGGGCTGGCTGAGTGCGTTGGAAAGGACGGCGTCAGTTCGAATTACTCGGCTAATACCGTTCGGATGACGTGGAAATTTTTGGAGGACTTCAAAGGCGGCGAGGCTCTTTTCACTTTTCCGAACACGCCGATCAAGTGCGCCGGTGCACCGCAGAAGATCATGTACCTCGCCGACGATCTGTGGAGAAAG AAAGGGATGCGTGGCAATGTCAATATTTCCTATTATTCGTCTCTGCCCGTCATCTTTGGAGCGAAAAAATACGCCGCGACGCTGAATCAAGTTGCCAAGTGCAAGgacgtcaatttgaatttcAGGCATAACCTCGTCGAAGTCAAGGGCAAGAGCAAAGAAGCGATATTCGAAAATTTGGACACgcaggaaaagaagacagtCAAA TATGATTTCATGCACGTCACTCCACCTATGAGCCCTCCTGACATTCTCAAGGGAAGCCCCCTTAGCGACGCCGTTGGGTgggtcgacgtcgacaaagaGACGCTGCAGCACAAAAAGTATCCCAACGTATTTGGAATCGGCGACTGCACGAACGTGCCGACGAGTAAAACGGCTGCAGCCGTTGCCGGTCAGTCGGGCGTCCTTAGAGAGAATCTTTTGGCTGCAATGAGGGGTCAGGCTCTTACTCAAAAG TATGATGGGTATACGTCGTGTCCTCTGCCTACGAGCTATGGGAAACTGGTTTTGGCTGAGTTTGACTTCAACGGGGAACCGCTGGAAACGTTTCCGGTCAATCAGGGAAAA GAGAGACGTCCCTTTTATTTCATGAAAAAAGACATGATGCCGTTTCTCTACTGGAACTTATTGCTGAA gggTCGTTGGAAGGGGCCGAAGATGATGAGAACTCTGGCTCACTTGGGCATGAACAAACGCTAG
- the LOC136194290 gene encoding bcl-2-like protein 1 produces the protein MALRSTTRPDSLAIKDVTSCVFALALPKMTGVVQSELAQYGVHMPQQDQPQIIEAANNLANLGDKIDDEINGIVQKVDLSPTTAYSTFEQVALTLIAKGITWGRVAALFRFGVKLATRAYFSQQHGVIHNILGWVALFATERLVDWITSTGGWASLQAFVVQQAPGIAIGVILSVFGFVALSLIFGRR, from the exons ATGGCCCTGAGATCAACAACGAGACCGGACAGCTTGGCCATCAAAGATGTTACTTCATGCGTGTTTGCTTTGGCCCTTCCTAAAATGACGGGCGTCGTGCAGTCGGAGCTTGCTCAGTACGGCGTCCACATGCCGCAGCAAGACCAACCGCAAATAATTGAAGCAGCTAATAATCTAGCAAACCTCGGCGACAAgatagacgacgaaatcaatgGAATTGTACAGAAAGTTGATCTATCTCCGACAACTGCCTATTCAACTTTTGAACAG gttgCCCTAACTCTTATTGCTAAGGGTATCACATGGGGCAGAGTTGCAGCTCTGTTCCGCTTTGGTGTAAAATTGGCAACTCGTGCATATTTTAGTCAACAGCATGGTGTTATTCATAATATTTTGGGGTGGGTTGCTCTGTTTGCTACAGAAAGACTTGTCGACTGGATTACTAGTACTGGAGGCTGG GCGTCCTTGCAAGCATTTGTGGTCCAGCAAGCTCCTGGCATAGCAATTGGTGTGATTCTCTCCGTTTTTGGCTTTGTAGCTCTCAGCTTAATCTTTGGGCGAAGATGA
- the LOC136194289 gene encoding bcl-2-related protein A1-like, producing the protein MDTGTSSLRSVRSDQQPVVTPNPSTDEQVEEVTNETIHLVLAEQQRVPVRDIETRTGIRLSGDESQRIVTQQVADCILTIVDELEKDPTFVFAVDELDVGSESSAYSAFVDVALRVCGIGTRGITWYRIVALLAFAAKLAAKVLRDPVGSVVGIVRMIKDWVIQFVRDYLAQWISISGGWAGIRDVAENIQKLMSSGWRRYKYYATAFAGGTLVGVGIAYFLLKN; encoded by the coding sequence ATGGACACGGGTACGTCATCACTTCGATCCGTCAGGAGCGATCAGCAACCTGTCGTGACGCCGAACCCGAGCACGGACGAACAGGTCGAAGAGGTGacgaacgaaacgattcacCTCGTTCTCGCCGAACAGCAACGCGTTCCCGTTCGCGACATCGAAACGCGAACGGGAATCCGGctcagcggcgacgaatcgcaaCGCATCGTCACGCAGCAAGTCGCCGATTGCATACTCacaatcgtcgacgaactcgaaaaGGATCCGACGTTCGtgtttgccgtcgacgaactcgacgtcgGCTCGGAATCGTCGGCGTATtcggcgttcgtcgacgtcgcgcttcGCGTTTGCGGCATCGGGACGCGCGGGATTACGTGGTATCGGATCGTCGCTCtgctcgccttcgccgcGAAGCTCGCCGCGAAGGTTCTGAGGGATCCCGTCGGCTCGGTCGTCGGGATCGTTCGGATGATTAAGGATTGGGTTATTCAGTTCGTTCGCGACTATCTCGCTCAATGGATATCAATTAGCGGTGGATGGGCGGGcattcgcgacgtcgcggaaAACATACAGAAGCTCATGTCGTCCGGATGGCGACGGTACAAGTATTACGCGACGGCGTTTGCCGGGGGAACGTTGGTGGGCGTGGGAATTGCGTACTTTTTGTTGAAAAATTAA